In Puntigrus tetrazona isolate hp1 chromosome 23, ASM1883169v1, whole genome shotgun sequence, the DNA window AGAGGCTGCGTTGTAGATATTATAGGTTGTATGGCAGAAATAAAGTGCCTAATTAATTTTCTGCAAGAACGAATGCTGCAACCCCAGTGACACCACGTAGATTTCTAAATGCACGGGTAACATTGTTTTACTTTAAGGCCTACATCTGCATATTCAACCGACTGCTAACATAAAAGCATCTAAAAATCATAGAGATTTTTTGTTCGCTATTTATGCACGGAGATTTAACCTACACCGCATATTAATAAAAGTCACTCAAGTCTAGGTAAAACTAATAGACACTTACGTTTTATTGACCAATATAATTAGCACAAATACACTAAACtggttttattgcatctcacaACAATCTGCTGTTAATAGCCTAAACACAACGCCATcacaacaaaaactaaatgataatttaaaatcttaaccTTTCCATACGACAGATAACCCACAGcatgatttacatttaaagaaaacaaagacgtttaagatatttttttttctatcgcTACCCACGAtagtgtttttcatttacagtacaaaaaaaaaacaaaaaaaaaacgtaccaGCTCTCTCAAGTGAGAAATAAATAGATTCGTTGTGCACTTCACCTTGGCAGCTGGGCAAAGAAAGGCCcacaaataacatttgaataatatgtCCATGTCCTGCTTCGCCAAAAACATttctcttgaaaaaaaaagcaaaaaaaaaacaaaaaaacaaacaaacatcatatTGATTCAGTTTTAGATAAATTAAACCCTGTTTCGCGTAAAAAATAATCCATAGGTATTCGCAATAATCCATGctatataacatgcattttatataactGTGGACTTAGAGGAACCCCCTTTACGCACAAGATACCTacgaaaacaaaatatattatattttataaataatcagTCATTTGATCTCCCCTCCTCTCCTCGAAATAGTTCTCTTATAACCTTGTAATATCCTCGCCACGCTCGGTTCCGGAGAGGTCCTCGGAGGCTGACATGGTGTTAGTGGTGGAAGCTGCCGCCACAACGCCAGCCGCTGAGCTTGTGTTGGACCCGGAGGAAATGCCCGTGGAGGAAGAGGATCTGACTTTGGTGTTTGGCAGCCTATGGTCTTTTTTCCACTTCATCCTGCGGTTCTGAAACCAAATTTTGATTTGCCTTTCCGAGAGGACCAAGGAATGCGCAATCTCGATACGTCTTCGCCGCGTTAAGTAGCGATTATAGTGGAATTCCTTCTCCAATTCTAAGACTTGCTGGCGAGTGTAAGCGGTTCTAGACCGCTTGGGTTCCGCTCCATTGTAACTAGAGTTCACTGGAAAGAGGAGAAGCAAAGGGAAAGGAagaaagaacagaacagaatagaaaagaaaagaagcggCGAGGGAAGGATAGGGTAAACAAGCGTGTCTTTCATTGAGAAATGGTGGCGATAGAGGAAATGAGGGTGggctaaaatatctaaaagttAGCTTTCTGTAATAAGGCTAAAATCACATTGGACTCGGCGCTGAATTATTAATGCAACATTATAAAGCTTAGTTTTTCTCTGGTCCCAGATCTCCCTCACTCTCTCGCACACTCATAACAAGAGAAGCCACATGGTGATACGACTGCCCAGAGTATACCTCGGCTATAAAATTTATGGTGGGTGTAATTACCAATGCCTAGTCGTAAATCCGCCTCAATTGTGCCATTTCAAAGGCTTCTATCCTATCGTAGCGGAGGCTGGCCAGGGGATGAGTGTAAAAAGGAGTGAggcagacggagagagagagttagGATGAGGGGCGAGCTTTATAGTGCTTAAGAGAAATACGCTCAAGTTGCCTACCGGTGCTGACGTGAATTTTCTTCATCCAGGGGTACACTACGGGTTGTTTGGCAGAAGCTGAGCTGTTGGGATGCTCCGGGGTGGCTTGATTGCAGGCGGAGGATGCAGCCGGAGGGGTGGCGGGAGACAGGGGTAACGGTGGGGGCTCACATGAGGCAGATTGCCCTTTCCCGAGCAGGTGCCCCGCGTGAGGCAGTCCATGTCCTCTTTGAGTATCAGGCTCAGGGATGCTTGCACAGTTATACTGACGCTCCTGGTAGCTCGCCCGCGGAGGGTATAACTCCTGGTGGTGATGCTGGTAGCCGCTGTCCCTTGCACGGCTGTAATATTCGGGGCTATGTTCGGGAATGTAGCTATTTTGCGAATATTCCTCGCAAGGAGGAAATTTCGGATCGATGTAGTTAGAGTCCATCAAATACGAGCTCATGATCATTAATTTCTGGAgtggaaaataatttttctagCTTTGTCGTTTTTCTGCTCCATAAAGCCCTCCTACTAGCGAGCAACCCTGTAAAGTTACTTTAACCACGTGACTCGATGGCCCAATGGCATGGGGCGATGTAGTCCCCGGATAAGGAACCACAGCTTTCGCAAATATACCTTCAATTTTCCGCCATTGTCCGCGAAGTCTTTCAGTCTCtctatccctctctctctcttctctctctctctctctctctctctctctctctctctctctctctctctctctctctctctctctctctctctctcccctttcTTGCTCTCTCATACTCATACACAATGGCCAAATCTTCTCGGATCATGTCACAGCACCTAGACATTTTTCTCAGTTAACTTGTTCGTGTGTTCCGTTGCCTAAAAGATTTTCGCTAATTacaccgtttaaaaaaaaataaaaaaagttaatgaaattttaaaaaatccacaTTTGAATGTAACGTTACTTAGAGATACGCTTAATCCACGGCTAATAATTGCACGGCGCTatttggtgcttttttttttcttttttctttttaccacACTTTGCATTACAGCAGGTTTAACACGAaggcaaataaatacatcagaATGAGCATATTTTCTATCTTTAATCTGTACATGCCAGCGCAAAGCAAATTTCCTGGCTACCCGGCACATTTATCGATGTGTGGTTATCTTTATAATTTCTGTATGCTATGTGAAACTGCGttagaaattatatttgtaCAGTTACCTCATGGGTCCACGGCTTCAGGCAAAATGTGGAGGTTGAGAGCAGATCTGGTGTTTAATTAATCTATAAAGGCTTTAAATGATCACATATTTCCACTTCTACGACCTGCACAATTTTGGCTAGTATGTTTGTCTTCGTGCAGTAGCCCCTGTTCATTCAAACTACTCCACTTGTAATAGTAAGCACACGAGACTTTCATGCAAAGTCACGTGCTTCTGATTGAGATGAATACAAACCCAACTTGGCTTTCGTGGCTTTTACGTCGCCCATGTATTCCTGTAGAGACGTATTTGCGAGTTTCATGTTTTGGACACAAATTCGGTTCTACAGGGTACATATAGACGACTACTGACAGGCCTTTCTTCTATCGGAAGTTTTGAAAGAGAATTCAGGTTAGACTATGACCTCTTCACCACCTTGAATACGGGCTAAAGCATTTTCTCAGGAGAGGTTTCTGTTTGTGATCTACAATATTTGGTCATAATTAATATCTAGGGAAATGgtactatgtgtatatatatatatatatatatatatatatatatatatatatatatatatatatatatatatatatatatatataatattcgtTAGTCGTTactttaaagaaacataaaaaagaaaaaatgttttaatttaatcttaatcttattgatttatttttcaacggagcaaaaaaaaatgtctgtaaaactTGACAGTCAAcgtacttttttcttttttcggatttggaaatgctgtttatttagcatcattgtttgtttgtttgtttatattaaaaacttgGCCTAAATTATTAGCCTTTTCACTTGAACCACATGTACAACAAAGCCACTGCCCCATTTAACAAAACCAGTTTATGTTATGACCGAATTAGCAtcatgagaatttttttt includes these proteins:
- the hoxc4a gene encoding homeobox protein Hox-C4a; this translates as MIMSSYLMDSNYIDPKFPPCEEYSQNSYIPEHSPEYYSRARDSGYQHHHQELYPPRASYQERQYNCASIPEPDTQRGHGLPHAGHLLGKGQSASCEPPPLPLSPATPPAASSACNQATPEHPNSSASAKQPVVYPWMKKIHVSTVNSSYNGAEPKRSRTAYTRQQVLELEKEFHYNRYLTRRRRIEIAHSLVLSERQIKIWFQNRRMKWKKDHRLPNTKVRSSSSTGISSGSNTSSAAGVVAAASTTNTMSASEDLSGTERGEDITRIIIRNCKIAEECRGKRNPRLVAFQHFTTQTASARGYWRRPSRDRTVYPCWKTIKDGRERFCVETTRRRGFVKTL